One region of Demequina sp. TMPB413 genomic DNA includes:
- a CDS encoding ABC transporter ATP-binding protein gives MTNVVDIRDLAVTFATDSGPVKAVDGVSFAVREGEVLAVVGESGSGKTVTAKTILGLLPETASVRGAVVLTSRDGATEGDVVQVSGSRLRELRGRDAAMVFQEPSTALNPVFPVGWQIAEGLRAHGKLSRKEIRAKVIDVMGRVGIPDPETRINHYPHQFSGGQKQRIVIAQALVLNPGVIVADEPTTALDVTVQAEILDLLRRCRDEFGAAIVLITHNMGVVADLADRVAVMYQGKIVEHADVKTLFSSPQDPYTQQLLAAVPRIGEGLARAHERAARRPEGWAEHKPVVEAKDLRITYPGRFRQPDFVAVDGVDLAIRPGEVLGLVGESGSGKTTIGRAMAGLTRVSGGSLRVLDVEMHGMRERQFRPTRRRIGFVFQDPATSFNPLLTIAQCVAEPLVVHGLAENAADARVKVNELLEAVQLPAAFGNRYPHELSGGQRQRASLARAIALDPEFLIADEPTSALDVSVQARVLDLFDELHRELGFAALFISHDLAVVDMLADRIAVLHKGRLVEEGTGDEVLGSPREPYTQRLLASLPVPDPVEQASRRAQWEALRAADAGA, from the coding sequence ATGACCAACGTCGTCGATATCCGCGACCTCGCCGTCACCTTCGCCACCGACTCGGGGCCAGTGAAGGCCGTTGACGGCGTGAGCTTCGCCGTGCGCGAGGGGGAGGTGCTCGCCGTCGTCGGCGAGTCGGGAAGTGGCAAGACCGTCACTGCCAAGACCATCCTCGGCCTGCTTCCCGAGACCGCCTCGGTGCGCGGTGCCGTGGTGCTGACCAGCAGGGATGGCGCCACCGAGGGTGACGTGGTGCAAGTGTCAGGCAGCAGGTTGCGGGAACTACGCGGACGTGACGCCGCGATGGTGTTCCAAGAGCCGTCGACCGCGTTGAACCCCGTGTTCCCCGTCGGCTGGCAGATCGCTGAGGGCTTGCGCGCGCACGGCAAACTGTCGCGCAAAGAGATCCGGGCCAAGGTCATCGACGTGATGGGCCGGGTGGGCATCCCTGATCCTGAGACGCGCATCAACCACTACCCCCACCAGTTCTCGGGGGGTCAGAAGCAGCGCATCGTCATCGCTCAGGCCTTGGTGCTCAATCCCGGCGTGATCGTGGCGGACGAGCCGACCACGGCGCTCGACGTCACGGTGCAGGCCGAGATTCTCGACTTGCTGCGCCGGTGCAGGGACGAGTTTGGTGCCGCGATCGTGCTCATCACCCACAACATGGGCGTCGTGGCAGATCTCGCCGACCGCGTGGCCGTGATGTATCAAGGCAAGATCGTCGAACACGCCGACGTCAAGACGCTGTTCAGTTCCCCGCAAGACCCCTACACCCAGCAACTGCTCGCGGCCGTTCCCCGCATCGGCGAGGGGCTTGCAAGGGCGCACGAGCGCGCCGCCCGCCGCCCTGAAGGCTGGGCAGAACACAAGCCCGTCGTGGAGGCGAAGGACCTGCGGATCACGTATCCCGGTCGCTTCCGGCAGCCCGACTTCGTGGCCGTTGACGGCGTGGACTTGGCGATCCGACCGGGCGAGGTGCTCGGGCTCGTGGGCGAGTCGGGGAGTGGCAAGACCACCATCGGCCGTGCGATGGCAGGCCTCACCAGGGTGTCAGGCGGCTCACTGCGGGTGCTCGACGTCGAAATGCACGGCATGCGCGAACGGCAGTTCCGTCCCACGCGGCGGCGCATCGGCTTCGTCTTCCAAGACCCGGCGACAAGCTTCAACCCGCTGCTCACCATCGCGCAGTGCGTGGCTGAGCCGCTCGTGGTGCACGGGCTGGCAGAGAACGCCGCCGACGCTCGGGTCAAGGTCAACGAGTTGCTCGAGGCCGTGCAGTTGCCAGCTGCGTTTGGCAATCGCTACCCCCATGAGTTGTCTGGCGGTCAGCGCCAGCGGGCGTCGCTTGCGAGGGCCATTGCCCTCGACCCCGAATTCCTGATCGCCGACGAGCCAACGTCGGCGCTGGATGTATCGGTGCAAGCGCGCGTGCTCGACCTTTTTGATGAGTTGCACAGGGAACTGGGTTTCGCCGCGCTGTTCATTAGCCACGACCTCGCGGTGGTGGACATGCTCGCTGACAGGATCGCCGTGTTGCACAAGGGTCGCCTGGTCGAGGAGGGGACAGGAGACGAGGTGCTCGGCTCCCCGCGCGAGCCGTACACGCAGCGGTTGCTGGCTTCGCTGCCGGTGCCTGATCCCGTCGAGCAGGCATCACGGCGGGCTCAGTGGGAGGCGCTGCGCGCAGCTGACGCGGGTGCGTGA
- a CDS encoding ABC transporter permease: MSQIPAEDLAPHRSRWQRLPIVSHLRISVGVQHGMLVAGLVLTGLFLLTALLAPLLAPYGFSQLRDESGAFGAQQPPSSEHWLGTTQGGLDVLSRLIWGSRTALYVIVVAVAASIVIGVILGLISGYFGGWLDRTLIVMADAIYSFPSLLLAIVLAIVISGGQSDMWGGIFAAALSITVIFIPQYLRVTRAEVVRVKAEAFVESARVIGASNIRIMTKHVLRNATRTLPLILTLNASEAILTLAGLGFLGFGIEPTAAAEWGYDLNKSLSDVTSGIWWTSVFPGAAIVLVVLGLTLVGESLNDLADPRLRKRAAGAEPVEDLGVELSRKDDGAQTPKEGSL; the protein is encoded by the coding sequence ATGAGCCAGATACCCGCAGAGGACCTCGCGCCTCACCGGTCGCGGTGGCAGCGACTCCCGATCGTCTCCCACTTGCGCATCAGCGTGGGAGTGCAGCACGGCATGCTCGTGGCCGGACTGGTGCTCACTGGCCTGTTCTTGCTGACCGCCCTCTTGGCGCCCTTGCTTGCCCCCTACGGCTTCTCTCAACTCCGCGACGAGTCCGGCGCCTTCGGCGCGCAGCAGCCGCCGTCGAGCGAGCACTGGCTCGGCACCACCCAAGGCGGGCTCGACGTGCTGTCGCGCCTCATCTGGGGTTCACGCACCGCGCTCTACGTGATCGTGGTCGCGGTGGCTGCGTCGATCGTCATCGGCGTCATTCTTGGTTTGATCTCCGGCTACTTTGGCGGATGGCTCGACCGCACGCTCATCGTCATGGCCGACGCCATCTACTCTTTCCCGTCGCTGCTGCTGGCCATCGTGCTCGCGATCGTCATCAGTGGCGGGCAATCGGACATGTGGGGAGGCATCTTCGCGGCTGCGCTCTCCATCACCGTGATCTTCATCCCGCAGTACTTACGCGTTACCCGAGCGGAGGTGGTGCGGGTGAAAGCGGAGGCCTTCGTGGAATCGGCGCGCGTGATCGGCGCCTCCAACATCCGCATCATGACCAAGCACGTGCTGCGCAACGCCACGAGGACGCTTCCGCTGATTCTGACGCTGAATGCCTCGGAGGCGATCCTCACCCTGGCGGGGCTGGGCTTCCTCGGATTCGGCATTGAACCGACCGCAGCCGCCGAGTGGGGCTACGACCTCAACAAGTCGCTCTCGGACGTCACGAGCGGGATCTGGTGGACGTCGGTGTTCCCTGGTGCCGCGATTGTGCTCGTCGTGCTGGGGCTCACGCTCGTGGGAGAGAGTCTCAACGACCTCGCCGATCCCCGGCTTCGCAAGCGGGCCGCAGGGGCGGAGCCTGTGGAGGACCTGGGCGTGGAGTTGTCCCGCAAGGACGACGGCGCGCAGACGCCAAAGGAGGGGTCGCTATGA